The genomic DNA GGGGGGTGTTGGGACCTTCTCTCGGCTGGCGTTGCGATCAAAACGAGAGCGGTTTCTATAAGGAATAGCTAGGAAATTTAGGAAGGGGAGAGCGCGAGAGGGGGCAACCCTTTTTAAAGGGTTCCCCCCCTCGCATTCTCTTCCCTTTTCTTAATTTTCCTGATTATCCAATATACGAGCAGACGTATTTGATCTCGAGGTATTCGTCGATGCCGTATTTGGAGCCTTCACGGCCGATACCGGACTGTTTCATGCCGCCGAAGGGGGCGACTTCGTTGGACACGAGTCCGGTATTGTGGCCGACGAGGCCGTATTCCAGCGCCTCGGCCACCCGCCAGACCCGGCTGGCGTTTTCCGTATAGAAGTAGGCGGCCAGGCCGTATTCGGTATTGTTGGCCGCGGCGATCACCTCTTCCTCGGTTTCGAAGCGGAAGATCGGGGCCAGGGGACCGAAGGTTTCCTCCCGGGCCACGCGCATTTCGCTTGTCACGCCCGACAGGATGGTCGGTTCGAAGAACTGGCCGCCCAGGGCATGGCGTTTGCCGCCGAGCACCACCTTAGCGCCTTTGCCCAGCGCATCGGCGATGTGGCTTTCCACCTTTTCCATGGCGTTTAAGTCGATCAGCGGACCGATCTGCACGCCGGGCTGGGTACCCGGGCCCACGGGCATGGCGGCCACGGCCTCGGCCAGGCGCGCGGCAAAGGCGTCGTGGATGCCGGACTGGACGTAGAGGCGGTTGGCGCACACACAGGTCTGGCCGGCGTTGCGGTATTTGGAGGCGATGGCCCCGGCCACGGCCTGTTCCAGGTCGGCGTCGTCGAAGACGATAAAGGGCGCGTTGCCGCCGAGTTCCAGGGAGAGGCGCTTGATGGTCGGCGCGCACTGGGCCATGAGCTTGCGCCCGACCTCGGTCGAGCCGGTAAAGGACAGTTTGCGCACGACGGGGCTGTCGGTCAGCGCCTTGCCGATGAGGCTCGATTTGCCGGTGACAACCTGGAGCACGCCGGCCGGCACCCCGGCCTGCTCGGCCAGCACGCCAAGGGCCAGGGCGGTAAAAGGCGTCTTGGCGGCCGGGCGCACGATCATGGCGCAACCGGCGGCCAGCGCCGGACCGGCCTTTCTCGTGATCATGGCGGCCGGGAAGTTCCAGGGGGTGATGGCGGCGGTGACGCCGACCGGCTGCTTGAGCACGAGCAGCCGCTTGTCGGCGGTCGGCGCGGGAATCACGTCGCCGTAGACGCGGCGGGCTTCCTCGGCGAACCATTTGATGAAAGACGCCGCGTACATGATCTCGCCCTTGGCCTCGGCCAGGGGCTTGCCCTGCTCGGTGGTCAGGATGGTGGCCAGATCATCGGCATTGGCCAGGATCAGGGCGTGCCACTTCTCCAGCACCGCCGCGCGCTTGGGCGCGGCCAGGGCGGCCCAGGGTTTCCAGGCCGCGTCGGCGGCGGCGATCGCGTCTTCGATTTCTCCCGCCTCGAGCTGGGGCACTTTGCCGACCACGCTGCCGTCGGCCGGGTTGGTGACGGTGTCGGTCGCGCCGCCCGCCGCCGCCACCCATTGGCCGTTCACCAGGCAGGCTTCCTTGAACAGTTCCGGGTTTTTCAGATTCACCATGCCGCTCCCTTGGCCCGCGACCGTGCGGACCGGTTTTTCATGGTTGGCGGCGGGGGGCCGTTGCCGGCCCCCCGCGTCGGATCAGTCGTAGTAGGCCGGGGCCTGCTTGACGGATTTCCAGGCTTCGGGGTCGTGGCCGGTCATGATGGTCACGCCGTGGGCGTCCTGGAGCAGGCGCATGCGTTCGACGCTGCGCACGGTCTCGCCGGCGTTCCACATGAGCCCGGGCAGGGTGCCGTTTTGCAGGTTGTCGGTGGTGTAGCAGGAATCGGCGGCCAGGAAGGTGGGGCCGCTTTTTTCCAGATTGACGAGGATGGACTGGTGGCCGGGGGTGTGGCCGGGGGTGAAGTGGATGGTGATGGCCTTGTCGCCGAACAGGTCGAACCCGTCGTCGCGCCAGCCTTCGAGGATCACCCAGGGCACGTCCTTGTCGAAGTCCTTCCGGATGTAGGCGGCCTTCATGTACGGATCGGGCACATAGGCGAAGTGGAGTTCGTCGCGCTGGACGATGTATTTGGCGTTGGGGAAATGGCCCACGCCGCCGGCGTGGTCGAGGTGCAGGTGGGAAAGGATGACGTAGCTGATATCTTCCGGGGCGCAGCCGACCTTTTTGATGGCGTTGGCGCACCACTGGTCCTCGGTCATGACCGGATCGTAGGCGGCCAGGATGGAGCCCCAGTGTTCCTCCTTGTGGTGGACGGTCTCGAGGGCGTTGCCCGTGTCGAAAAGCACCTTGCCCTTGGGATGGTCGATGAGCGCGAAAGGCACGGGGACATCGAAATCCTTGTCTATCCCTTTGTTCAGGGTGAAGTACTGTTGTTTGCTTTTGAGGACGCCCGCTTCGAACATGTACATTTTCATGGGTATTCTCCGCGTTGGCTACAGGTGCGCGAGATGTGCCGGACCGCTTACAGGGCCTGCCGGTAGATGACCTCGGCGTCTTCCTGGGTCATGTGGCGCGGGTTGTTGGCCAGAAGCCGCGTCACCAGCATGACGCTGGCGGCCAGCGTCGGCACGTGCTCCTCGGTGACGCCGTAGGCGGCCAGATGCTGGGGCACGGCCAGGTCCTCGGCCAGTTCGGTCAGGGCCGTGACCGCGCTGGCGGCGGCCTGGCGCAGGCTCAGGCCCGCAACCGGCTGGCCCAGGAAGGCGGCCAGCTCGGCGAAGCGCCCGAGGTTGCCGGTCTGGTTGAAGCGCATCACCGGCACCAGCATGATGGTGTTGGCGATGCCGTGGGGGATGTGGAACTCGGCGCCGATGGGGTAGGCAAAGGCGTGCACGGCCGTGACCCCGGCGTTGGCGAAGGCCATGCCGGCCAGCATGGCCCCGCGCAGCATGTTTTCCCGGGCGGGCAGATTGTCGCCCTTGGCGTAGGCGGCGCGGATGTTGTTGTAGATCAGATGGATGGCTTCCTTGGCCAGCAGGTCCGTCATGGGCGTGGCGTTGATGGAGGTGTAGGCCTCCAGGGCATGGATGAGCGCGTCCATGCCGGTCGGGGCCGTGACTTTGGGCGGCAGTCCGATGGTCAGTTCGGCGTCGAGCAGGGCCACGGCCGGGAAGATGTATGGGCTTACAATGCCCTTTTTGAGCTTTTCGTGGTGGTCCGAGAGGATGACGATGGGCGTCACCTCGCTGCCGGTGCCGGCCGTGGTGGGAATGAGGATGGTCTTGAGCCCGGGGACGGGGATCAGGTCCGTGCCGAAGTATTTGCCCACCGGACCTTCGTTTACGGCCATGACGGCCGTGATCTTGGCCATGTCCAGCGACGAGCCGCCGCCGATGCCGATAATGCAATCCGCCTTGGCCCCCTTGGCCGCGGCCAGGGCATCCTCCACGATCTCGTAACGCGGATCGGCCTCCACCTTGTCGAAACGGACATGGGCCAGGCCGGCCGCATCGAGCAATCCTTCCACACGTTCCACAATGCCCGACGCGGCCACGCCCGGGTCAGTGATGATGCACACGGACGTTTTGCCGAGGCGGCGGACCTCCTCGCCCACGCGGGCGATGGTTCCGGTTCCCAGGATGATGCGCGGGGTCGTGGCGAAGATCTCCTGATGCATAGGATCAGCCTCCGGGTAAGACGGTGGTGGTTATGATATGGAGCGGCGACAGCCTGTCCGCCGTCGCAACATGCCGTGTCGTGTCTAGGCGACCGATTTTTCGCCGGCCAGCTCGTCGGCTTCGGCGTCGAGGGCGCGTTGCAGGTCCTCGGCCCAGATCGGGGCGGCGGTGGTGTCGCCGCGAAAGAAGTCCAGGGCGTAGATGATGAAGCAGACCACGAGGCCCGCCCCGAAGGCCCAGGCCGCGCCCTTGGAGATGAGGATGCCGGCGACCATGCCGCCGATGCCGAGGTCTTTTAAGCTCTTGGCCTCGCGCGCGCCGATGTAGACCGACACGAAGCCCTGGATGATCATGGTCAACGACAACGCGGCCGGCAGGATGGGGCGCGTCATGGAGACGATGGGCAGCAGCCAGTAGCCCGTGAACGTGCCCCAGCGGAAGGCGGCCACGCCGCCGAAGATGGAGTCCATGCTCTCGCGGCCGGTTTTCCAGCGTTCGTAGGTGACCACGGTCATGGCCGCCCAGATGGGGCCGCACATGGAGACGTCGGGGCCCATGAAGGACATGAAGGTGTTGCGCGCGCCGACGATCAGGTGGGCCCGGTCCGGGTTGTAGTCCACGTGTTCGTCCGGGCGCTTGGCGTCGGCGTCGCGGATGATGCCCTGGGCCTGGACGGCGTCGCCGAAGATCACGATGTAGGCGGCCAGCACCAGCGGGATGGACTTGAGGTACATGGAAAGCGAAGGCCAGCCGAGGGTTCCCCAAGGCACCCAGTCGGTCCACAGGGTGGTGAAGGCGGGGTGGGAGAAGCCCCACTGGATTTCGAAGGGGGCTTCGCCGACCAGGGGGGCGATGACGATGGCGGCCACGATGGCCGGCAGGATGCCGAGGTTGGCCGCCAGCTTGACCGCCGCGTTCTTCGTGGACCAGCCCCGGAAAAGCGGGTTGTACATCATGAAAAGGGCCACCAGGGCGCACACGCTGATGGTGATGGGCATGGTGTAGAACTTGCCGCCTTCCTTGAAGATGAGCTGGATGGCGGCGATGCCGGCGCCGAGGATGACGCCGGATTTGACGGCCCGGGGAATGAGCCCGATGACCGTGCGGGCAAGGCCGGTGACGCCGAGAAAGAGGCACCAGATGCCAAGCATCAGTTCGAAGGCGATCAGCGCGTGCATGCGCTCCGGGCCCATGGGATAGGTCAGGCAGTAGGCGATCAGAAGCGGAATGGCCGGCGTGACCCAGCCGGGGACCACCGGGTCGCCGAACAGGGAATGCCAGAGGTAGAGGAAGCCGTTTAAGATGACGATGGCCAGGGCCACTTCGAAGGGCATGCCGAGGGTATCCTGGAGCACCGGGATGATCGACAGGCACACCGCGCACATGACCAGGCCCTGCACATAGTCGGCCCATTCCCAGCGATAGTGGATGCCGGGAAGGCGCAGTTTCAATTTCCACAGGGGAAGGTAGGGCGCTTCGTTCTCAGGGGTCCGTCTGACGCTTTGCACTGCCATGGAATCCTCCAGTCGCTCGGTTCGACCGCATTGCCTCTAACGCCGGGCGGAGCGCGCCATGTGCTCCCGTAAGGATCGAAAACGGCGACGCCGCCCGCCAAAAGAGATCAATATCCATGCCAGTGGGGTATGAAAAAACTGAAATCCTATAAAATCAATGATACTATGAGGATGCGTGGATAAGCAATGTAACTGTCATGACAACTCGTGATGATAATAAACATCAGGTGATGCGCGGCCGCATCGCCAAATCAAAAAAATATGTAAAAATTACGTAAGTAAAGACAGGAACAAAGACGATAGAAGCCTGATGCCGCGATGCATCGGGTGATGTCATTTGGCATCAGGCCTCGGACAAGCCGTAGCGATGCGCTTTGCGAACGATGGTCGACTGGTTGACCTTGAGCGCCCGAGCCGCTTTGCGCGTGGAGCCGTGCGTGGTCAAGGCTTGCCGGATGGCTTCCCGTTCTGCGGTCTCCAGGATGCCGCGCAGCCCGGTTTCGATGGTGTTCTCGGCGTCATCGCCGCCCTTGGCCGTGACCAAGGCCCGGGTTGCCGCCTCCCGCGTGATCACGTCGCCCTGGCACAGGACCACCAGCCGCTCCATGGTGTTTTCGAGCTGCCGCACGTTGCCCGGCCAGGAGCAGGCGGCCAGATAGTCGCAGGCTTCGGGATCGATCTGGCGGCTGAGGCCATACTTGCGGTTGAAGCTCCCCAGGAAGCGGTAGATGAAATCGAAAATGGCCTCGCGCCGTTCCCGAAGCGGCGGCACGACCACCGGCACGACGCTCAAGCGGTAGTAGAGGTCGCTACGGAACAGTCCGTGGCGCATCATGGTTTCCAGGTCCCGGTTGCTGGCGGCCATGATGCGTACGTCCACATCGGTCGGACGCACCTCGCCCAGGCGCAGCACCTTGCGTTCCTGGAGCACGCGCAACAGCTTGGCTTGCAGTCCCAGCGGCAGTTCGCCGATCTCGTCGAGGAAAAGCGTGCCCTGGTGGGCCAACTCGAACACCCCGGGCTTGCCGGCCCGGCAGGCCCCGGTAAAAGCCCCCTGGACATAGCCGAAAAGCTCGGATTCGAGCAACGCTTCCGGGATGGCCGCGCAGCTGATCTTGACGAACGGCTTGTCGTTGCGCGGACTGTGCTCGTGGATGATGGAGGCCACCACCTCCTTGCCCACCCCGGATTCGCCGAGGATCAGCACCGTGGAGTCCACCTGGGCCAGGCGCAACGCCTGCTCGTAAACGTCGCGCATGCGCTTGGAGCGCACCACGATGCGCCCGCCCTGGCCGATGCTCTTGCGCAGCGAATCGAGCTCCATGCGGTAGCGCTCGTGCAGGGCGCTCATTTTCTCCAGCTCTTCCTGGAGCCTCTGCAACTCGGTGACGTCGCGCACATTGGTCACCACCCGCCACAGCTTGCCTTTCTCGTCCAGGATGGGGTTGCCCGTGACCACGATGGTTTTGCCGCGCTTGACCTTCTGGATGATGGTTTCGGTCTTGAGCGATTCCAGCACGAGCAGGGTGACGGACTGGTCGTAAAACCCCTCGCGCACCAGCTCGCGCATGCTGCGTCCGACCACTTCCTCGGCGCGGATGCCGGTGATGCGCTCGTAGGCGCGGTTGATCTGTAAGGTGACGCCTTCGCCGTCGGTGATGAATATCCCGTCGAAGGAGGAGTCGATAATGGAGCGCAGCTCCCGGGACAAATCGCGCAGGCCGCGCAGCTTGCCGAGCACGGCATGGCGGTCGTTGACGTCGCGCAGCCAGACCATGCGGCAGGGCTCGGCGCTCTGGCTGAAGGGGTCCGGCACCTGCCAGCGCAGGGTCACGTAACGGGAGTCGTCGCGCACGGCCAGCGCCACCGCCTCCGGCTCCACCGGATCGTCTTCCACGTCGAAGCCGGCCCCCGCCAGCGCTTGGCGCAGGCCCGCGCCCCGGCGGGCGGCGGCGCCGAGGACCAGTTTGGCCGCGTCGTTGGCCCAGCCGATGGCCCCCTTGTGGTCGCACAACAGCAACGGCTCGGGAAAGCGGGCCAGGGCGCGGGACCAGGGTTCGGTCCCATCGGCCAAGCCGGGCGCAAGCTCGGGCAAAAGACGCGAGGCGTCCACGCAGCCCATGATGCGGCTCAGGCTGTCGACCACGGCCAGAAACCGGTTCTCGTACCAGGCGATCTCGTCGACCGGCGTGTCGGGCTGCACGGCGCAGATGTGCCGGTGGGCATGGTGGGAGACCGGGTCGGACAGGTTGGCCCCGCCGGCCAGGGCGCGGATGAGGTCGTCGCTGGTGAATATCGTTTCCGGATAGCCGGAATCGCCAAGCACCTGCGCCCCGCCCACGCCGCTGCCGCGAAAAAGCGCGGCAGCCTCGCGCAGCGTGTCGTCCTTGCGCAGAAAATGCGCGTTGTGCTGCATGATGTCGTGGACTTTCATGACCTGCTCCCGTGTCGCCGGCGTGAGAAAATCCTCTGAACCATAGTCACTATAGGAACAGTATCCGTTCGGGGTCAACTCGGAGCGAAGATTGGAGAGAAATCCTTTGCAGACGATAAAACAGACCGCATGTCACTTGATTCTTGTCTGATACTGCTTTTTGTGATAGAAAAAGGCAGCCGTCGCAAGGGCCACAAGGCATAATGCCGCGACGGCGGGGAGGCCCCATGCGGGAAATCGCCGAACTCATGGGCCGGTTGGCCGTAAACGAAGGGGAAACAACCACGGGCATCCCGGGCGTGGCCCTGCACAAGCGCACGGAAAACATCTGCCGCACGCCGCTGCTCTACCAGCAGGGCGTCATCATCGTCGGCCAGGGCGCCAAGAAGGTGCACCTCGCCGACACCGTCTACACCTACGACCCGGACCACTACCTCGTGCTGTCCGTGCCCCTGCCCGCCGAATGCGAAGCCGTGGTGCATCCGGACGAGCCGCTCCTTTCGCTCAAGGTCGATATCGACCTGCACATGCTCACAAGCGTCATCGACCAGATGGACGAGGCCGCCCCGGGTTGCCCCGCGCGTCCCTGCTGCCGCCATCAGGGTCTCACCCTGGCCTTTGCCGACGCCCCCTTCAAGGAAACGGTGCGCAGGCTCCTTTGCGCGCTCCTCTCCCCCCGCGAGGCCCGGGTGCTCGGCCGGGGACTGGTGCGCGAACTGCTCTTTCGCATCATGTGCGGCGAAAACGCCGCCTCCCTCTACG from Solidesulfovibrio fructosivorans JJ] includes the following:
- a CDS encoding NAD-dependent succinate-semialdehyde dehydrogenase, whose amino-acid sequence is MVNLKNPELFKEACLVNGQWVAAAGGATDTVTNPADGSVVGKVPQLEAGEIEDAIAAADAAWKPWAALAAPKRAAVLEKWHALILANADDLATILTTEQGKPLAEAKGEIMYAASFIKWFAEEARRVYGDVIPAPTADKRLLVLKQPVGVTAAITPWNFPAAMITRKAGPALAAGCAMIVRPAAKTPFTALALGVLAEQAGVPAGVLQVVTGKSSLIGKALTDSPVVRKLSFTGSTEVGRKLMAQCAPTIKRLSLELGGNAPFIVFDDADLEQAVAGAIASKYRNAGQTCVCANRLYVQSGIHDAFAARLAEAVAAMPVGPGTQPGVQIGPLIDLNAMEKVESHIADALGKGAKVVLGGKRHALGGQFFEPTILSGVTSEMRVAREETFGPLAPIFRFETEEEVIAAANNTEYGLAAYFYTENASRVWRVAEALEYGLVGHNTGLVSNEVAPFGGMKQSGIGREGSKYGIDEYLEIKYVCSYIG
- a CDS encoding N-acyl homoserine lactonase family protein, translated to MKMYMFEAGVLKSKQQYFTLNKGIDKDFDVPVPFALIDHPKGKVLFDTGNALETVHHKEEHWGSILAAYDPVMTEDQWCANAIKKVGCAPEDISYVILSHLHLDHAGGVGHFPNAKYIVQRDELHFAYVPDPYMKAAYIRKDFDKDVPWVILEGWRDDGFDLFGDKAITIHFTPGHTPGHQSILVNLEKSGPTFLAADSCYTTDNLQNGTLPGLMWNAGETVRSVERMRLLQDAHGVTIMTGHDPEAWKSVKQAPAYYD
- a CDS encoding iron-containing alcohol dehydrogenase codes for the protein MHQEIFATTPRIILGTGTIARVGEEVRRLGKTSVCIITDPGVAASGIVERVEGLLDAAGLAHVRFDKVEADPRYEIVEDALAAAKGAKADCIIGIGGGSSLDMAKITAVMAVNEGPVGKYFGTDLIPVPGLKTILIPTTAGTGSEVTPIVILSDHHEKLKKGIVSPYIFPAVALLDAELTIGLPPKVTAPTGMDALIHALEAYTSINATPMTDLLAKEAIHLIYNNIRAAYAKGDNLPARENMLRGAMLAGMAFANAGVTAVHAFAYPIGAEFHIPHGIANTIMLVPVMRFNQTGNLGRFAELAAFLGQPVAGLSLRQAAASAVTALTELAEDLAVPQHLAAYGVTEEHVPTLAASVMLVTRLLANNPRHMTQEDAEVIYRQAL
- a CDS encoding solute carrier family 23 protein; translation: MAVQSVRRTPENEAPYLPLWKLKLRLPGIHYRWEWADYVQGLVMCAVCLSIIPVLQDTLGMPFEVALAIVILNGFLYLWHSLFGDPVVPGWVTPAIPLLIAYCLTYPMGPERMHALIAFELMLGIWCLFLGVTGLARTVIGLIPRAVKSGVILGAGIAAIQLIFKEGGKFYTMPITISVCALVALFMMYNPLFRGWSTKNAAVKLAANLGILPAIVAAIVIAPLVGEAPFEIQWGFSHPAFTTLWTDWVPWGTLGWPSLSMYLKSIPLVLAAYIVIFGDAVQAQGIIRDADAKRPDEHVDYNPDRAHLIVGARNTFMSFMGPDVSMCGPIWAAMTVVTYERWKTGRESMDSIFGGVAAFRWGTFTGYWLLPIVSMTRPILPAALSLTMIIQGFVSVYIGAREAKSLKDLGIGGMVAGILISKGAAWAFGAGLVVCFIIYALDFFRGDTTAAPIWAEDLQRALDAEADELAGEKSVA
- a CDS encoding sigma-54-dependent Fis family transcriptional regulator; its protein translation is MKVHDIMQHNAHFLRKDDTLREAAALFRGSGVGGAQVLGDSGYPETIFTSDDLIRALAGGANLSDPVSHHAHRHICAVQPDTPVDEIAWYENRFLAVVDSLSRIMGCVDASRLLPELAPGLADGTEPWSRALARFPEPLLLCDHKGAIGWANDAAKLVLGAAARRGAGLRQALAGAGFDVEDDPVEPEAVALAVRDDSRYVTLRWQVPDPFSQSAEPCRMVWLRDVNDRHAVLGKLRGLRDLSRELRSIIDSSFDGIFITDGEGVTLQINRAYERITGIRAEEVVGRSMRELVREGFYDQSVTLLVLESLKTETIIQKVKRGKTIVVTGNPILDEKGKLWRVVTNVRDVTELQRLQEELEKMSALHERYRMELDSLRKSIGQGGRIVVRSKRMRDVYEQALRLAQVDSTVLILGESGVGKEVVASIIHEHSPRNDKPFVKISCAAIPEALLESELFGYVQGAFTGACRAGKPGVFELAHQGTLFLDEIGELPLGLQAKLLRVLQERKVLRLGEVRPTDVDVRIMAASNRDLETMMRHGLFRSDLYYRLSVVPVVVPPLRERREAIFDFIYRFLGSFNRKYGLSRQIDPEACDYLAACSWPGNVRQLENTMERLVVLCQGDVITREAATRALVTAKGGDDAENTIETGLRGILETAEREAIRQALTTHGSTRKAARALKVNQSTIVRKAHRYGLSEA
- a CDS encoding AraC family transcriptional regulator, with the translated sequence MREIAELMGRLAVNEGETTTGIPGVALHKRTENICRTPLLYQQGVIIVGQGAKKVHLADTVYTYDPDHYLVLSVPLPAECEAVVHPDEPLLSLKVDIDLHMLTSVIDQMDEAAPGCPARPCCRHQGLTLAFADAPFKETVRRLLCALLSPREARVLGRGLVRELLFRIMCGENAASLYALAHKNTGLSRIDKALKQIHCNFSQPCSVEQLAGAVNMSTSAFHRAFKDVTSLSPIQYLKKVRLNKARSLLVEDGLRASDAARQVGYESVSQFNREFKRYFGASPRNLPEINGR